The following proteins are co-located in the Dehalococcoides mccartyi 195 genome:
- a CDS encoding PAS domain S-box protein has translation MQDQYKSCRTNAEQSVLPESACLAEILSMIESTRTMAFIFETSSPFRLIYASSNTPALSGYLPADYLSNPALLDEILKPAGLNLDTQTPKQFKTPLGPIPCYIPSKTGLPLSGELLCKLYSGKLICLIHCHGQVQNNPNQLAFFDEAPTLMPLIIGFEPDGKLLFANRIFEEATGYPASEISGDKWQSCGLFSEEARERIAQMLQNSQNDSIQPFEIRLIHKNGQTCWLSGHSQIINPGTVSPYLQLSARDITICKKSEKMLLLTRFAVERATDAIFWTDAGGKFVDVNQSACDSLGYQREDLLKLKVTDIDTLITSQTDWEKHWEKLKARTYLHFESVHRNIQGGSIPVEITANYLQYDKMEYNIAIVRNIRQRKEAEKHLKFTSFSMEHSADLIIWVNQNGNIIGANRSAYQSLGYTHDELCSLTVEDINPVCTPERWKTLWGRLKHDIKYAMETALITKNGQKLPIDVMCNFLEFEGVDYCCAVVRNITERKNVYAKLLHAAEEWRITFDNISEIVFLLDNDFNIQRANRAFAKALNCQPQEILNKKCYEVLHHTNCPQVNCPKLVASDTQKTQYINYFEETIEKHFQETIDPILDTDGQSLGTVHILKDLTEHHKMAAQLMITDRLASVGEMAAGLAHELNNPLTSVIGFSELLQEKKLPEDLQRDIQIISQEALRAAEVIRNLLAFARRHEPSKDWVDMNVLIHKVLDICNYEQRVNNIHIVTNLDADLPEIKADYFQMQQVLLNIIINAEYFITKAHGEGTIVISSSRFGDNIRISIKDDGPGMSENVLNRIFDPFFTTKEVGKGTGLGLSIGHGIITQHGGKLYAESSEGKGATFFIELPINPPAQ, from the coding sequence ATGCAAGACCAATATAAATCCTGCCGCACCAATGCAGAGCAAAGCGTTTTGCCCGAAAGTGCCTGCCTGGCCGAGATACTTTCCATGATAGAAAGTACCCGAACTATGGCATTTATATTTGAAACCTCCTCCCCATTCCGCTTGATTTATGCCAGTTCAAATACACCCGCTCTAAGCGGCTATTTGCCTGCTGATTATCTGTCTAACCCTGCTTTGTTAGATGAAATATTGAAACCCGCTGGTTTAAACCTTGATACCCAAACACCCAAACAATTTAAAACACCCCTGGGCCCTATACCCTGCTATATCCCCAGCAAAACTGGATTACCCCTCTCAGGTGAATTGTTATGTAAACTTTATTCGGGCAAACTAATCTGCCTTATACACTGTCACGGCCAGGTGCAGAATAACCCCAATCAACTGGCCTTTTTTGATGAAGCCCCTACCCTTATGCCGCTGATAATAGGTTTTGAACCGGACGGCAAACTATTATTTGCCAACCGGATATTTGAGGAAGCAACCGGTTATCCGGCAAGTGAAATAAGCGGTGATAAATGGCAGTCCTGCGGGCTGTTTAGTGAGGAGGCAAGGGAGCGTATTGCCCAAATGCTCCAGAACAGCCAAAATGACAGTATTCAGCCCTTTGAAATCCGCCTGATACATAAAAATGGCCAGACTTGCTGGCTTTCCGGCCACAGCCAGATAATAAACCCGGGTACTGTTTCCCCATACTTGCAGCTCTCTGCCAGAGATATCACCATCTGCAAAAAGTCTGAAAAAATGCTCCTGCTAACCAGATTTGCGGTAGAAAGGGCTACAGATGCAATATTCTGGACTGATGCCGGGGGTAAATTTGTAGATGTAAATCAATCAGCCTGTGACTCACTTGGCTACCAGCGCGAAGACCTGCTCAAATTAAAAGTTACTGATATAGATACCCTCATAACCAGCCAGACGGATTGGGAAAAACATTGGGAAAAGCTGAAAGCCCGTACTTACCTGCACTTTGAATCTGTTCACCGGAATATACAGGGCGGCAGTATTCCAGTGGAAATAACCGCCAATTATCTTCAGTACGACAAGATGGAATACAACATAGCCATAGTCCGGAATATCCGCCAGCGCAAAGAAGCCGAAAAGCATCTAAAGTTCACCTCTTTCTCAATGGAACATTCGGCAGATCTTATAATATGGGTAAATCAGAACGGCAATATCATAGGTGCCAACCGCTCAGCCTACCAGTCACTGGGCTACACCCATGACGAGCTATGCAGTTTAACCGTAGAGGATATAAACCCTGTCTGCACTCCGGAAAGGTGGAAGACCCTCTGGGGCAGACTAAAGCATGATATAAAATATGCTATGGAAACTGCCCTGATTACTAAAAACGGTCAGAAACTACCTATTGACGTGATGTGCAATTTCCTGGAGTTTGAGGGAGTTGATTATTGCTGTGCAGTAGTGAGGAATATAACCGAACGCAAGAATGTATATGCCAAGTTGCTACATGCCGCCGAGGAATGGCGAATCACCTTTGATAATATATCCGAAATAGTGTTTCTGCTGGATAATGATTTTAATATCCAGCGGGCAAACCGGGCTTTTGCCAAAGCTTTGAACTGCCAGCCGCAAGAAATCTTAAACAAGAAATGCTACGAGGTGCTGCACCACACCAATTGCCCTCAAGTAAACTGCCCCAAGTTAGTAGCTTCCGATACCCAAAAGACCCAGTATATAAATTACTTTGAAGAAACTATTGAGAAGCATTTTCAGGAAACCATTGACCCCATTCTGGATACAGACGGGCAATCTCTGGGAACTGTCCATATCCTAAAAGACCTCACTGAGCACCATAAAATGGCCGCCCAGCTGATGATAACGGATAGACTGGCTTCGGTAGGTGAAATGGCCGCCGGGCTTGCTCATGAACTTAATAACCCCCTGACCAGCGTTATAGGATTTTCCGAACTCCTTCAGGAAAAAAAACTGCCCGAAGACCTGCAGCGTGATATCCAGATAATAAGCCAGGAAGCCCTGCGGGCAGCCGAAGTAATCCGCAATCTGCTGGCATTTGCCCGCCGCCATGAACCATCTAAAGACTGGGTGGATATGAATGTGCTAATCCACAAAGTGCTTGATATCTGCAACTACGAACAAAGGGTAAACAATATTCATATAGTTACCAATCTGGATGCAGATCTGCCGGAAATAAAAGCGGACTATTTTCAGATGCAGCAGGTACTTTTGAATATAATTATAAATGCCGAATATTTCATAACCAAGGCACACGGTGAGGGTACTATAGTTATCTCCAGTTCCCGATTCGGAGATAATATCCGGATATCTATTAAGGACGATGGTCCGGGCATGTCTGAAAACGTCTTAAATCGTATATTTGACCCGTTTTTCACTACTAAAGAAGTAGGCAAAGGTACGGGGTTAGGATTATCCATCGGACATGGTATAATCACCCAGCATGGTGGTAAACTGTACGCAGAAAGTTCCGAAGGTAAGGGCGCTACCTTTTTTATAGAGCTTCCAATCAACCCGCCAGCCCAATAA
- a CDS encoding YkgJ family cysteine cluster protein: MSDIENTEVFECRRCGNCCSHFQPHLEMDEAQRIAGHLSLSLEEFKQKYADKRWPGQRTMLIRHNENGCIFLGRGVDNLSLCTIHDFKPQACRDYQPSLKHRECREGLQP; this comes from the coding sequence ATGAGTGATATTGAAAACACTGAGGTTTTTGAATGCAGACGCTGCGGCAACTGCTGCTCTCACTTTCAGCCCCATTTGGAAATGGATGAGGCTCAAAGAATTGCAGGACATCTAAGTCTAAGTCTGGAAGAATTTAAGCAGAAATACGCTGATAAACGCTGGCCAGGCCAGCGCACCATGCTAATCCGCCACAATGAAAACGGCTGTATTTTCCTGGGCCGCGGCGTAGACAATTTATCCCTGTGTACCATTCATGATTTCAAACCTCAGGCCTGCCGTGACTACCAGCCCAGTCTCAAACACCGCGAATGCCGCGAAGGTTTGCAGCCTTAG
- a CDS encoding KamA family radical SAM protein: MTTTEENKNTQSDDPLGAGAVETYGKVDDEPPSRLGQTKRFRLKYFPKVSDQNWNDWHWQFKNRVTSVTEIARFFHLSAEEYRDMEAVSAVFPLSATPYYLSLVDFDNVNDPVKCQLMPDTAELNFDTRCCSDPLEEAHSSVVPGLVHRYPDRVVMVLTDICPVLCRHCTRKREWKNGGWVHTQAEIDAMLAYIRQHQVIRDVIISGGDPLTLSTPRLESVLSALRSIPHVEIIRIGTRYPVVLPQRIDDELCNMLSKYGPIWLNTHYNHPNEITEESRQACDRLVRAGVPVNNQSVLLKGINDSVSVQKSLCHKLLMSKVRPYYLFQCDNVQGTEHFHTPIETGVGIIEGLRGYTSGLAVPNYVIDLPGGGGKITIQPDYVLDKQADEYIIRNYKGDIIRFKNPGDPKVYSNTGRTDLLNNAAKIKRETDADRAVIRS, encoded by the coding sequence GTGACCACTACCGAAGAAAATAAAAACACACAATCAGATGACCCTCTCGGCGCAGGTGCAGTCGAAACTTATGGCAAGGTAGACGATGAGCCTCCCAGTAGGCTTGGCCAAACAAAAAGATTTAGACTTAAATATTTCCCCAAAGTAAGTGACCAGAACTGGAATGACTGGCACTGGCAGTTTAAAAACCGTGTTACTTCTGTAACAGAAATAGCAAGGTTTTTTCATTTGTCTGCAGAAGAATACAGGGATATGGAGGCCGTTTCTGCGGTTTTCCCCCTTTCCGCCACCCCTTATTACCTCAGTCTGGTAGATTTTGACAATGTAAATGACCCGGTAAAGTGTCAGCTTATGCCGGATACAGCTGAACTTAATTTTGATACCCGCTGCTGTTCTGACCCTTTGGAAGAGGCTCATAGTTCGGTAGTGCCTGGGCTGGTACACCGTTATCCTGACAGGGTGGTCATGGTGCTGACTGATATATGCCCGGTACTGTGCCGCCACTGCACCCGTAAAAGGGAATGGAAAAACGGCGGTTGGGTGCATACCCAGGCAGAGATAGATGCCATGCTGGCATATATACGCCAGCATCAGGTTATCCGGGACGTAATTATCTCCGGCGGTGACCCCTTAACCCTGTCTACACCCCGCTTGGAAAGTGTTCTTTCGGCTCTGCGTTCAATACCCCATGTGGAAATTATCCGTATAGGTACCCGCTATCCTGTGGTCTTACCCCAGCGGATAGATGATGAACTATGCAATATGCTTTCCAAGTACGGTCCTATCTGGCTTAATACCCATTATAACCACCCTAATGAAATTACCGAAGAATCCCGTCAGGCCTGTGACCGTCTGGTCAGGGCGGGCGTACCTGTAAATAACCAGTCGGTACTTTTAAAAGGCATAAATGACAGTGTGTCTGTGCAGAAATCCCTTTGCCACAAGCTTTTAATGAGCAAAGTGCGCCCTTACTACCTTTTCCAGTGTGACAATGTGCAGGGTACAGAGCATTTCCATACCCCCATTGAAACCGGGGTGGGGATTATTGAGGGCTTGCGCGGTTATACCTCCGGTTTGGCTGTGCCGAATTACGTTATAGACTTACCGGGTGGCGGCGGCAAAATAACTATTCAGCCGGACTACGTGCTGGATAAACAGGCTGACGAATATATAATCCGTAATTACAAGGGTGATATAATCCGTTTTAAAAATCCGGGTGACCCCAAAGTTTACAGCAATACCGGCCGGACAGATTTACTTAATAATGCCGCTAAAATAAAGAGAGAAACAGATGCAGATAGGGCTGTCATACGATCTTAA
- a CDS encoding D-alanine--D-alanine ligase family protein — MQIGLSYDLKQALNPVSGGPDDALEEYDSPETVEAITNALTQAGHTVYRLGGGKEFLRRVQEQKLDLVFNIAEGLGNYRSREAQIPGILEMLDIPYTGSDPQTLAVCLDKPLTKKLVADAGIKTARWQLVTSCEELSAIDWSGFPLPAFLKPACEGSSKGVRFASRAGSAKEIVSMAAELLTAYEQPVLIEEFISGEEITVGVIGNIQPKVLGIMRVVPKTKTDYFVYSVEVKRNWRQMVEYEVPAALPAETLSRIEKATLDAYKVLGCRDLCRMDFRVSPDGIPYFLEVNPLPGLNPVSGDLPIMASKLGISHAELVLKILDTALARHSLTAANCLP, encoded by the coding sequence ATGCAGATAGGGCTGTCATACGATCTTAAACAGGCGTTAAATCCGGTTAGCGGCGGCCCTGATGATGCGCTGGAAGAATATGACTCACCGGAGACGGTTGAAGCTATCACTAATGCTTTAACCCAGGCCGGGCATACGGTTTACCGCTTGGGTGGGGGAAAAGAGTTTTTACGCAGGGTACAGGAACAAAAACTTGACCTGGTTTTCAATATTGCGGAGGGTTTGGGCAATTACCGCAGCCGTGAGGCTCAAATTCCCGGTATTTTAGAGATGTTAGATATACCGTACACCGGCTCAGATCCGCAGACACTGGCGGTCTGTCTGGATAAACCCCTGACTAAGAAACTGGTAGCTGATGCCGGTATAAAAACTGCCCGGTGGCAGTTAGTCACCAGCTGCGAAGAGCTTTCGGCTATAGACTGGTCAGGGTTCCCCTTGCCGGCTTTTCTTAAGCCTGCCTGTGAGGGTTCTAGCAAGGGTGTCAGGTTTGCTTCACGCGCCGGAAGTGCCAAAGAAATAGTAAGCATGGCGGCAGAGCTGCTTACTGCCTATGAGCAGCCTGTTTTGATAGAAGAATTTATAAGCGGCGAAGAGATTACGGTAGGGGTTATCGGTAATATACAGCCCAAAGTTTTGGGTATCATGCGGGTTGTCCCCAAAACCAAAACTGATTATTTTGTCTACTCTGTAGAGGTGAAACGCAACTGGCGGCAGATGGTGGAGTATGAGGTACCGGCGGCTTTGCCTGCTGAGACTTTATCCCGCATTGAAAAGGCTACGCTGGATGCGTATAAGGTGCTGGGCTGCCGTGACCTGTGCCGTATGGATTTCAGGGTCAGCCCTGACGGCATACCTTATTTTCTGGAAGTAAACCCTTTGCCCGGTCTGAACCCTGTCAGCGGAGATTTGCCGATTATGGCATCTAAACTGGGTATCAGTCATGCTGAGTTGGTGTTAAAAATACTTGACACTGCTCTGGCCCGCCACAGTCTGACTGCGGCAAACTGCCTGCCTTAG
- a CDS encoding Fur family transcriptional regulator gives MPTIQSRIRQNKYKITPQRQAVLKVLSAATQPLSPSEVHELVQAAKPSTGMATVYRSLQLLSELGLVCELHTAGNCHRYLLRRIDSHHHHLICSGCGQVIHVEGCGLKEITENLSRQTGFAIDAHLLEFIGRCRNCQKEAGKV, from the coding sequence GTGCCAACTATTCAGAGCCGTATCCGCCAGAATAAATACAAGATTACGCCCCAGCGGCAGGCTGTTTTAAAGGTATTGTCTGCTGCTACCCAGCCGCTAAGCCCGTCAGAAGTGCATGAACTGGTGCAGGCGGCTAAACCTTCAACCGGTATGGCAACTGTCTACCGTTCTCTCCAGCTTTTGTCCGAACTGGGGCTTGTTTGCGAGCTGCATACCGCCGGTAATTGCCACCGCTATCTGCTTAGGCGTATTGATTCCCATCACCACCATTTGATTTGTTCCGGTTGCGGTCAGGTTATTCACGTGGAGGGGTGCGGGCTTAAAGAGATTACGGAAAATTTGTCCCGGCAGACCGGGTTTGCTATAGATGCCCATTTGCTGGAGTTTATCGGGCGTTGCCGGAATTGTCAGAAAGAGGCGGGGAAAGTATGA